A window from Candidatus Methylarchaceae archaeon HK02M2 encodes these proteins:
- the rpl7ae gene encoding 50S ribosomal protein L7Ae produces MDAEKQTQNSENPKPYFVKFETPKELIDATYEVLRQARQTGKIRKGTNEVTKAIERGIAKLVVISEDVEPPEIVAHLPILCEERKVTFIFVPSKAQIGSALGIDVSAASACVIESGEAASILDQIIDAVSKLKKS; encoded by the coding sequence ATGGATGCGGAAAAACAAACTCAAAATAGTGAAAACCCAAAGCCTTATTTTGTAAAGTTTGAGACTCCTAAGGAGCTAATTGATGCGACTTATGAAGTATTACGTCAAGCAAGGCAAACAGGAAAGATAAGAAAAGGAACAAATGAAGTTACAAAAGCGATTGAGAGAGGCATAGCGAAACTTGTGGTAATTAGCGAGGATGTCGAACCCCCTGAAATAGTTGCTCATCTACCTATACTTTGTGAAGAAAGAAAAGTGACATTTATCTTTGTTCCGAGTAAAGCCCAGATAGGTTCGGCTCTTGGAATCGATGTATCTGCTGCATCAGCATGCGTAATAGAGTCTGGAGAGGCAGCAAGTATTTTGGATCAGATCATCGATGCTGTTTCAAAGCTCAAGAAAAGTTAA
- a CDS encoding flavin reductase family protein, with amino-acid sequence MYPRPVVLITCIDSSGKPNIIPMAWTMPTSFDPPLIAISMALKRYSYKLITETREFVINIPSKKLAKQIDYLGSVSGKDIDKFKKSGLTASPAKIVKPPLINECIGHLECELVLKLETGDHMIFVGKVVAAEALKDIFKTDYDLDKAQMILRHKKKYLILDKYLHF; translated from the coding sequence ATGTACCCAAGACCTGTTGTATTGATCACGTGTATCGATAGTTCAGGAAAGCCTAATATAATCCCAATGGCTTGGACGATGCCAACATCATTCGATCCCCCTTTAATAGCTATAAGTATGGCCCTGAAAAGATACTCATATAAATTAATAACAGAAACTCGCGAGTTTGTAATCAATATACCGTCCAAAAAACTTGCTAAACAGATCGACTACTTAGGGAGTGTGTCTGGAAAGGACATAGATAAGTTTAAAAAATCAGGTCTGACAGCTTCGCCAGCTAAGATTGTCAAGCCACCTTTGATAAATGAATGTATAGGTCATTTAGAATGTGAGTTAGTCTTAAAGCTTGAAACAGGCGATCATATGATATTTGTTGGAAAGGTAGTTGCCGCTGAAGCTTTAAAAGATATTTTCAAAACGGATTACGATCTAGATAAAGCACAGATGATCTTAAGACACAAGAAAAAATATTTAATTTTAGATAAATATCTTCATTTTTAA